The stretch of DNA AACAACCGCTGTGGAATTTCGATCCCGCGGTGGCATCATTGAAGCAACTCGGGCGAGAGGCAACTGCCGTGCTTCCGTTGCTAGTCGTAGCCTTCGTGATCGGATGCTTGTTCTACTACCTAGCGATCGCGACGGCGAAGTTCACACGTTGGCTCACGGCCAACCGCATCGATAGCTCGTTGCTTCGGCAGGTGACGGGGAACGTGGTCGCCGTGATTGTGTTCATCGTCGGCATGTACATAGCGTTGCGTGTTTCGGGGTTGACTCGGTTAGCGGTGACGCTGCTGGGCGGTACCGGGCTAGTCGGGTTGGCGCTTGGATTCGCGTTCCGAGATATCGCAGAGAACTACCTCGCCAGCATTTTGCTTTCTCTCAATCACCCATTTCGAGTTGGCGATTTGATCGAGGTGGAAGGCGCCAAAGGGTTCGTACGAAAGGTGACAACTCGCGGAACAGTGTTGAGTACACTTGAAGGCAATCAAATCCAGATGCCCAATAGCACCGTCTACAAGGGCCAGATTATCAACTACACGGCGACTCCGCTGATTCGAAACGAATTCTCGATTGGGATTGGATTCGATGATTCCGTCACCCAAGCTCAAGAGATTGTCATGACAGTACTGACGGAACATTCCGCCGTGATTGGCGATCCTGCACCCATTGTCGTTGTCGAATCATTGGGTTCATCTACGGTTAATCTGCGAGCCTACTACTGGATCGACCAGGGGCAACATTCACCATTGAAGGTTAAGAGCAGCGTGATCCGACAAGCCAAGCAAAAACTGACGGAAGCGAAAATTACAATGCCCGACGAAGCACGTGAATTAGTGTTTCCACAGGGTGTTCCGGTACGGATTGTTGATGCTTCCGCAAGTGGCGAAGATCCGCAAGTCCTTGATGGTCAACTGCTAGATTCTCGGGATACCGTTTTGAACCATTCAGCTCGGGAAGCGACGGTTGAAGAACCTGTTCTCGATGCGACAGCGGGCGAAGGCGATTTGGCAACTGAACAAGACGAAGTTTTGCGAGCGACGAAGGACGATGAGACGGTCGATGGTGAGGCGAACCTCATCGCATGAGAGCCTACCTACAGCAACTGACTTACCGGATAAAAGGCAGCTATTGGTTCATTCCTTCGCTGATGGTTATCGGTGCGATTCTGCTTTCGCAGTTCACGATCTGGATTGACCGCGACTTTGGAAACGATTGGCTGAAAGACTTCTGGTTCGTTTCGATGAATCAACCCGATGGAGCGCGAGCACTGTTGGCCACGGTCGCCGGTTCGATGATCACGGTCGCCGGCGTTACTTTTTCACTCACTATCCTTGCTGTCTCTCACGCGACATCGCATTTCGGACCGCGTTTACTGGACAACTTCATGCGTGATCGCGGCAACCAGGTCACGCTCGGCACCTTCGTGGCAACGTTCCTCTATTGCTTGTTAGTTCTACGGGTGGTGCGTGGTGGAGGCGAATCGAACGATCTGGGCGTTGAACTGGGCGCTTTTGTTCCTCAGTTGTCGTTGCTAGTTGGGTTAGTGTTGACGATTGCTAGTGTCGCAGAACTCATCTATTTCATTCACCATGTTCCAGACAGCATCCACATCAGCACAGTGCTGCAGCGATTGGCTGTCGACATGGATGCGAAGTTTGACGAACTGTATCCCGAGACGCTTGGTGACCCACTTGATCCGGATCAACGGGATCAAGATCGTTCGCTGAACTTCTCGCACACGGTGGAATCTGCTCATAGCGGCTATCTGCAGGGAATAGACGATACCGAGCTGCTGGAATTTGCTAAAGCGAATGACTGTGTATTGCGATTGTTACGTCGTCCAGGCGATTTTCTGAGACTCGGCGAACGTATCGTCGAAGTAACACCGGTGGACGATTGGTCCGACGATCACGTCAAGCAAATCCAGCATGGCTTCACCATTGGGTTTTCTCGGACGCCCACCCAAGATGCTTTTTTCACGCTGAATGAATTTGTTGAGGTAGCAACGAGAGCCCTGTCGCCTGGAGTGAACGATCCATTTACGGCGATGCAGTGTATCGATTGGCTATCCGACGGTCTGGTGAAGCTATCCCGCCGACAGCTCCCCAAACTCAAACGGGTGGATTCGGAAGGCGACATTCGCATCATCATCTCGCCCGTGGGCTACATCGACTTTGTCGATGCGATGCTGGGACAACTAGTGCCTTACGCGAGCCGAGATGAGAACGTGCGAAAGTATTTCATCGACTCGATGGAACGCGTGATTGCGATTTCGGAAGCTGCCGAGTTGAATCAGTTGATCAAGAAACAAATTCATCGCATATCGACCGTGCACGCCTGAGCAGGGTATCACTCGACAACGCGGGTGTGCATCACGACTAGGAATTGCGACTATCAAGCTCGCTTAGCTTCTTCGCTAGAAAACGTTGCTCCGATGACTGCTTACTTAACCGCATAGCAGTCTGAAAAGCCTTCCGTGCGTCACTGAACCGACCTATGCGACTAAGCAGTTCGCCGCGTGCCGAATGAGCCAAAGCATAGTTCGACAATTCGCCATGTTCTAAGAGAGAATCAATTTGGAATAGGCCTGCCGCTGGTCCATTACGCATTGCGACCGCGACCGCTCGGTTGAGTTTAACGATCGGGCCGGGCGAAACTTGGCTTAGCAGGTCATAAAGGCCAACGATCTGTACCCAGTCGGTCTTGTCGGCAGTCGGGGCTTCGGCGTGCAATGCTGAAATTGCTGCTTGCAAGGTATAGGGACCGACATGCCGTGTCGCAAACGCTTGCGCCACGAGCTCGCGACCTTCGCGTATTAAAGTCTGGTCCCAAAGCGAACGATCCTGGTCGTCTAACAGCACGATATCACCAGCTTCGTCGGTGCGAGCGTTTCGCCGCGACTCGTGAAGCAACATCAGAGCGAGTAACCCCATCACCTCAGCGTCTGGACACAGGGCGAGGACGAGTCGACACAGCCGAATGGCTTCAGTTGTTAAATCGCCACGGATAAGCGTTTGACCAGCGGAAGCAGAATAGCCCTCGTTAAAGATCAAGTAAATTACGACCAAGACGCCATCGAGACGTTCGGGCAATTCATCTCGGTCAGGGATCTCGATCGGAATTCCGGCTTCGCGAATTTTCGCTTTGCCCCTGACTAAACGCTGGGCCATCGTTGTGGGAGTGGTCAGGAAGGCGCTTGCGATTTCCTCGGTAGTAAGCCGACACACCTCACGCAACGTTAACGGTACCTGAATTTCGGAGGCAATCGCCGGGTGACAACAAGTGAAGATCAACCTTAGCTGGTCATCTTCGATTGCGGTGGAGTTCTTTGACTCGTTGACACCCCTTACGTTTTCTAATCGTTTCGCAATCTCGCTGGCTCGCTCAGTCAAACGAGCCTGACGCCGAATGAGGTCAATTGCCTTGAACCGGCCTGTCGAGATAAGCCAAGCCGTCGGATTATCAGGGATGCCTTCACGAGGCCATTGGATAAATGCACTGGCAAACGCTTCCTGCATCGCGTCTTCCGCTAGGTCGAGATCGCCAAGCAAGCGAGCTAGTGACGCGAACACCTTTCCCGACGAGCCGTGAAAGATGTCTTCGATAGTTTGAGATTTCGATGAGGCCATAGACGACCATTTTCATCGAAATCGGTTAACCAATCTAGCGTGGACAATTAAGTGCAATTGAGTGGAATCTGACTCCATCAAAGGTCTTCGCGTCGATCAACATTCGATGCGGATTTAGACTTCTTGAGCCTGTAGCATCCACAAATGCTTTTCTAATGGGCCAGAAATTGCGATCAGCATGTCTTCGCTGATTGGATCGAGGTCGCCGAGTTTTTCGATCGCTGAACGAAGCCCATCAATCGTTGTCTTTGTAGCATCAGCAACGCGGGTAATGGTGCTTTTTACATCGACAAAATCGTAGGGGTACGATTCCAGGTCACTTTGCTCACTAACCGTGGATGCTCGACCGTCCGCAGCAATCCCCAGTGCTACGATACGCTCGGCTACCTCATCACTTGCATCACGCACCGTGGCGATGATTTCGTCAAGTTGCAAGTGGATGCTGCGAAAGTTCGGTCCGACGACGTTCCAGTGGGCCTGCTTCATCAACAGCGCAAGATCGATCAGGTTGGTCAAATTTTCTTGAAGAAGAGATGTGACTTGCTCGTTAGTTTCAGATTTAAGAATGTCGCGCTTGAACTGTGTCTTGATTGCCGTTGCCATCGTTGAAAATCCTGTTAGTGGAAGTAGTAAGTAGTCGTAGGTGCCAATCGCAAGACCTCACAAACGAGTAAAGTTGGCGCGTTGGCGTCCGATGTGATCCAGAACCGGACAGTTGAGGACCAAAAACAGAGGGTGCAAACAGTGGGCCAAAACGCGATGTGCGAAACTGTATTTTTTCTGGCTCACAAGTTGCTTGTAGGTTTACTGCTCCGCGACGAATATCTCGTCGTTTCCATGTTCTATCTACCGACTTTCCGGAATGCCTCTCATGACGCTGAACAATCAAAACAAGTCCGAAGCCAGTCCGCTCAACGAGGTGCCGTGTCCGCATTGCGGTGTGGCCGTCGATGACCGTGCACCAGCCTGCCCGAACTGTGGAGAGAAGATCTATGTGGAACATCCGGGAGGAATTACACCCACGAAGCATCGCCAAATTCCCATGAATCGCCCTCCTGAGTAAAACAGCCGGCGGATTTGAATGTTCGGCCTGCCCTTGCTAGCTGCGATATATAGGGGCAAGACGGGAGAGCCTAGCCGCCGACTGTCAGTCTGCATCGAAACGGCATAGAGAACTTTGTTGGGCTTTCACTCACCATACTATTAGCCAATTCGATTGGCCGTGCGAACAAGTTGTTCGTCATGCAATTTGTTCGTCATGCGATTCGATGATCAAGAGCGACTGATCGCCAGCGGCTTATACGCCCTGCATTCTCGCGACGATTTTTCGCGTCACGATCCGCGGCAAGAAGCTAGTCGAAGTTACCATTAATCGGTTTTGCCAGCCTGGAATGACGATGTCTTCGTTGTTGCGGTATCCCCTATAGCCCGCTTTGGCGACGTCCAAGGCGGACATCGTTGACTTAGAAAACATATCGAGCCGGCCCATCCCCGAATCATCGCCGAAACCCGATTCCGTTGGTCCGGGTTCGAGACACGTCACATGCACTCCGGTCCCTTTCACCTCTTCACGCAAGCCCTCCGTGAACGACAGGACATACGCCTTACTGGCGTAGTACACGGCCATGTTGGGCCCGGCTTGGTAGGCAGCGATGGATCCGACGTTGAGAATTCCTCCCGAACCGCGTTCGATCATTTGTGGGAGTAGTTGGCGGGTTAGTCTAGTCAATGCAACGACGTTCACCATCAGCATGTCAGTTTGTCGGTCGGCTGATAACTCGGTGAACTTTCCCAATGCACCAAATCCAGCGTTGTTGACCAAAGTCTCTATCTCGAGACCTCGGTCTTGAAGACGTTCGCACAATCGGTCCACAGCCTCAGGCTTGGAAAGATCGCTAATGATCACATCAGCGCGAACACCAAACGAAGATCGGATGGTTTCAGCTAACTCGGTGAGTTTGTCCTCGCTTCGAGCCACAAGTACGACGTCGTTGCCGTCCTTCGCAAACTGCTTTGCGAGTTCAAGGCCGATTCCCGACGAACTTCCTGTTATTAATGTCGTACTCATAGTTTCTTGCAATTCCTAGATGTCGTTAGTTTCCGATTAAATGGACCGCCCTACGCGTCGGTCGCAGAGCTAATGTTGGCAGCTTTGGGTGGGTTGTCGTCGTTGGGAGTGCGGGATTCCCATTGGGCGAGTTCGCGAAATTTGGTCGCAAGCTTGCCGGTGATTGAGGACAATGCTCCGCCGCGATGCATCGCTTGCTCGCCACATTGATCTTTCACTCGGTTCTCGACGTTTGTCATCAAACCTTCGTTGGACTTCCACACATAGCCGCTCATCAACAGTGACTTTAGCAGTCCGTCTCGGCGCTCAATCAAATCTTGATTTTCACCCTTCAGCGACTCGCAAACCAGTTTGGCAAGTTCGTTTAAGGTTGATTCAATTTCAGGGTTCGTCTCGTCCATGGGTTTACCTCAGAGTGCATGAGAAAAGCGGCACACAAAAACGTGCGCCGCTTTTCGAATTGGGTGCTCCGTTGAAATCAACGAGCGGAAAATTTTGATGTTCCACACGGGAAACGTGGCGATTAGACCACTGGTCCACGACGGCCCATGATCAGACCGATCACGAACAGGACGAGGAATACAACAAACAAAATCTTTGCAATCGAAGCAGCGGTACCGGCGACTACACCGAACCCGAGAACTCCTGCGATGAGTGCGATAACCAGAAACGTCAAAGCCCAGCCTAACATGGCAATCTCCAAAAGTGAAAAGTAGTTCTGCCGCGTGCGGTGAACGTCACTGGTCACGCGTTTGGCTTGGTATGCAACGCGATTGCCGTGCCAAAGCGATCTGGAAATTATCTCAAAGGCAATGCCGAAGCAGTACCATCGAGGTTTCGCCGCATTTAGCAGCAAATCCTTAAGACGCTCGCGTCAAGCTCGTTAGCAAGTAAACATCATTCGCGCGTCGATCGACCAACCAGGTGTCGCAGCGACCAAAGAGATATCTTTCAGCAAGAACGCTGAGCCTAAGTGGGCGTTATGCACCATCCCCCACTGCGAACTAGAGCGAACTGGTGACTGTTAGGCTGCTCCAGAATGCCCAGTACCCGAATGCCCAGTACCCGAATCTCCCAAGTAGTGGAACGTACTTTGCTTATTCTTTGTTCACGCTCCCGGTTGCAACGTTATGACTTAGCCATCGCGACGATCGACTGTGATCACATGCGGTTGGTGCGGGTAATCTCACGGGTAATCCCAGGAGCGTTTCACTAAAAGCGACTACGACAACGACTACTAAACTGGAGACCAGCCATGAATGTTCAAGAGCGTCCAACAACAGGCGATATGTATCGTTGTAGTAAGTGTGAGTTTGAAATCCATATCACAAACGGATGTCAGTGCGACGATTGCACTACCCAATTACAGTGCTGTGGGCAACCGCTCGAGAAGGTGACGGCAATCCCTGTCCAGAACCCACGACCATCTCAGGCATTGGACCAGAACAATGCTTAAGCGAATGACAAACCACGATGGTTCTGAGCTCAATCCAACCGTGCTGGTTGTGGATGATACGGATGCTGCAAGGCGATTGATTGTTCGCACACTAGATCGTATTGGATTTTCAACGATTGTTGCCATCGATGGAGAGAGCGCTCTTCACAACATCCGCGACTTCCGGCCCGACGCAATCGTGACTGACCTCGAAATGCCTGGGATGGATGGTGAATCTTTGATCGAAAAACTAAGGTCCAACCCTGACGAGCGCGTCCGTGAGCTTCCCGTGATCGTATGCAGTTCGAAGAACGATTTAGAGACACGCCGCAATCTTCTTCGACTTGGCGTTAACGCGATCGTTCCC from Rubripirellula amarantea encodes:
- a CDS encoding mechanosensitive ion channel domain-containing protein, with product MLRKKTLCVLIAALLSFSFFYSIGAAQDEAPTADAVAAEVTADRNGGGKEVEVADEVQVDPVNSDDRIQDRLQEIMEATGWFESPSVEVDRGVAFLHGTADTKKHQAWAEATAMKTSDVVAVVNRIAVEEQPLWNFDPAVASLKQLGREATAVLPLLVVAFVIGCLFYYLAIATAKFTRWLTANRIDSSLLRQVTGNVVAVIVFIVGMYIALRVSGLTRLAVTLLGGTGLVGLALGFAFRDIAENYLASILLSLNHPFRVGDLIEVEGAKGFVRKVTTRGTVLSTLEGNQIQMPNSTVYKGQIINYTATPLIRNEFSIGIGFDDSVTQAQEIVMTVLTEHSAVIGDPAPIVVVESLGSSTVNLRAYYWIDQGQHSPLKVKSSVIRQAKQKLTEAKITMPDEARELVFPQGVPVRIVDASASGEDPQVLDGQLLDSRDTVLNHSAREATVEEPVLDATAGEGDLATEQDEVLRATKDDETVDGEANLIA
- a CDS encoding DUF2254 domain-containing protein encodes the protein MRAYLQQLTYRIKGSYWFIPSLMVIGAILLSQFTIWIDRDFGNDWLKDFWFVSMNQPDGARALLATVAGSMITVAGVTFSLTILAVSHATSHFGPRLLDNFMRDRGNQVTLGTFVATFLYCLLVLRVVRGGGESNDLGVELGAFVPQLSLLVGLVLTIASVAELIYFIHHVPDSIHISTVLQRLAVDMDAKFDELYPETLGDPLDPDQRDQDRSLNFSHTVESAHSGYLQGIDDTELLEFAKANDCVLRLLRRPGDFLRLGERIVEVTPVDDWSDDHVKQIQHGFTIGFSRTPTQDAFFTLNEFVEVATRALSPGVNDPFTAMQCIDWLSDGLVKLSRRQLPKLKRVDSEGDIRIIISPVGYIDFVDAMLGQLVPYASRDENVRKYFIDSMERVIAISEAAELNQLIKKQIHRISTVHA
- a CDS encoding RNA polymerase sigma factor, yielding MASSKSQTIEDIFHGSSGKVFASLARLLGDLDLAEDAMQEAFASAFIQWPREGIPDNPTAWLISTGRFKAIDLIRRQARLTERASEIAKRLENVRGVNESKNSTAIEDDQLRLIFTCCHPAIASEIQVPLTLREVCRLTTEEIASAFLTTPTTMAQRLVRGKAKIREAGIPIEIPDRDELPERLDGVLVVIYLIFNEGYSASAGQTLIRGDLTTEAIRLCRLVLALCPDAEVMGLLALMLLHESRRNARTDEAGDIVLLDDQDRSLWDQTLIREGRELVAQAFATRHVGPYTLQAAISALHAEAPTADKTDWVQIVGLYDLLSQVSPGPIVKLNRAVAVAMRNGPAAGLFQIDSLLEHGELSNYALAHSARGELLSRIGRFSDARKAFQTAMRLSKQSSEQRFLAKKLSELDSRNS
- the dps gene encoding DNA starvation/stationary phase protection protein Dps, producing MATAIKTQFKRDILKSETNEQVTSLLQENLTNLIDLALLMKQAHWNVVGPNFRSIHLQLDEIIATVRDASDEVAERIVALGIAADGRASTVSEQSDLESYPYDFVDVKSTITRVADATKTTIDGLRSAIEKLGDLDPISEDMLIAISGPLEKHLWMLQAQEV
- a CDS encoding zinc ribbon domain-containing protein — its product is MTLNNQNKSEASPLNEVPCPHCGVAVDDRAPACPNCGEKIYVEHPGGITPTKHRQIPMNRPPE
- a CDS encoding SDR family NAD(P)-dependent oxidoreductase; protein product: MSTTLITGSSSGIGLELAKQFAKDGNDVVLVARSEDKLTELAETIRSSFGVRADVIISDLSKPEAVDRLCERLQDRGLEIETLVNNAGFGALGKFTELSADRQTDMLMVNVVALTRLTRQLLPQMIERGSGGILNVGSIAAYQAGPNMAVYYASKAYVLSFTEGLREEVKGTGVHVTCLEPGPTESGFGDDSGMGRLDMFSKSTMSALDVAKAGYRGYRNNEDIVIPGWQNRLMVTSTSFLPRIVTRKIVARMQGV
- a CDS encoding DUF1328 domain-containing protein, yielding MLGWALTFLVIALIAGVLGFGVVAGTAASIAKILFVVFLVLFVIGLIMGRRGPVV
- a CDS encoding response regulator, giving the protein MTNHDGSELNPTVLVVDDTDAARRLIVRTLDRIGFSTIVAIDGESALHNIRDFRPDAIVTDLEMPGMDGESLIEKLRSNPDERVRELPVIVCSSKNDLETRRNLLRLGVNAIVPKPVDVRMLARRALKLFKII